In one window of Maribacter sp. BPC-D8 DNA:
- a CDS encoding YpdA family putative bacillithiol disulfide reductase codes for MKTEFDMVIVGGGPIGIACGLEAKKNGLSYLILEKGPIVNSLFHYPSNMQFFSSSEKLEIDEIPFISNEAKPKRDEALEYYRRIVTSNKLNINLFEKVENVQKNENVFTIVSDKATYTSKQVVVATGFYDLPNLLNVPGEDLDKVVHYYDNPHYYSGQKVAVIGASNSAIDAALECYRKGAEVSLIIRGPEVGQRVKYWVRPDIINRIEEGSIKAYYNTTIKSISKNHINLTTQDGDVTIENDFVLALTGYKPNFNFLEKLGVNISNDAKKLPEYNPDTMETNVEGLYLAGVICGGMETHKWFIENSRIHAKMIVKSIISNVITTS; via the coding sequence ATGAAAACTGAATTTGATATGGTCATCGTTGGTGGTGGACCAATAGGAATTGCATGTGGCTTAGAAGCAAAGAAAAACGGACTCAGTTACCTTATTCTAGAAAAGGGTCCGATTGTGAATTCGCTGTTTCACTACCCAAGTAATATGCAATTTTTCTCTTCATCTGAAAAATTAGAGATTGACGAAATACCATTTATAAGTAATGAAGCTAAACCTAAACGAGATGAAGCTTTAGAATATTACAGACGAATTGTAACCTCTAATAAATTGAATATAAATCTATTTGAAAAGGTTGAAAATGTTCAAAAGAATGAAAATGTTTTTACAATAGTTTCAGATAAAGCCACCTATACTTCTAAACAGGTTGTAGTCGCTACTGGTTTCTATGATCTACCTAATTTATTGAATGTACCAGGAGAAGATTTAGATAAGGTGGTTCATTATTATGACAATCCCCATTACTATTCAGGTCAAAAAGTGGCGGTAATTGGAGCTAGTAATTCTGCCATTGACGCGGCACTTGAATGTTATAGAAAAGGTGCTGAAGTATCCTTGATTATACGTGGACCAGAAGTTGGTCAACGCGTTAAATACTGGGTGCGACCAGATATCATTAATAGAATTGAAGAAGGTAGCATCAAAGCTTATTACAACACAACCATAAAATCAATATCAAAAAATCACATCAACTTAACCACACAAGATGGTGATGTAACAATTGAAAATGACTTTGTTTTAGCATTAACAGGGTATAAACCTAATTTTAACTTTTTAGAAAAACTAGGTGTCAATATAAGTAATGATGCAAAGAAATTACCAGAGTATAATCCAGATACTATGGAAACCAATGTAGAAGGTCTTTATTTAGCGGGTGTAATTTGTGGCGGGATGGAAACCCACAAATGGTTTATAGAGAATTCTAGAATTCACGCAAAAATGATTGTTAAGAGTATTATTTCGAATGTGATAACTACCTCGTAA
- the rpe gene encoding ribulose-phosphate 3-epimerase codes for MKKASIAPSLLAADFGNLQRDVEMVNASEAEYHHIDVMDGVFVPNISYGMPVVKAIHKHATKPLDVHLMIVDPDRYLEEFANLGAHILTVHYEACTHLHRTIQAIKALGMKAGVALNPHTNVMLLEDIIQDIDVVLIMSVNPGFGGQSFIENTYDKIKATKALITRKKSSALIEVDGGVTTANSKKLVEAGADILVAGSFVFKSADPIKSIKELEG; via the coding sequence ATGAAAAAGGCAAGTATAGCGCCATCACTTTTAGCAGCGGACTTTGGAAATCTACAACGTGACGTTGAAATGGTAAATGCAAGTGAGGCGGAGTATCATCATATTGATGTTATGGACGGAGTTTTTGTTCCGAACATATCTTACGGTATGCCGGTTGTAAAAGCCATTCATAAGCATGCTACAAAACCTTTAGATGTACATTTAATGATTGTAGACCCTGATAGATATCTTGAAGAGTTTGCTAATCTTGGAGCTCATATATTGACGGTACATTATGAAGCGTGCACGCATCTACATAGAACTATACAAGCCATAAAGGCATTGGGCATGAAAGCTGGTGTTGCATTGAATCCGCATACTAATGTTATGCTTTTAGAAGATATCATTCAAGATATTGATGTTGTTTTGATTATGAGTGTAAATCCGGGTTTTGGCGGACAATCATTTATAGAAAATACATATGATAAAATAAAAGCTACTAAGGCTTTGATTACAAGAAAGAAATCATCTGCTCTTATTGAAGTCGATGGCGGAGTTACAACTGCCAATTCAAAGAAATTAGTTGAAGCAGGTGCAGATATTTTAGTTGCCGGAAGTTTTGTATTTAAAAGCGCCGATCCAATTAAATCTATAAAAGAATTAGAAGGATGA